The Equus przewalskii isolate Varuska chromosome 4, EquPr2, whole genome shotgun sequence region TGAAATGGTGGTATCAGGCACATATGAATTAAGAAgagctagaaaagaaaagagttttgcTTCCTTGGTGGAAATATTTTGTCCTTTCAGGATATTCCTGACTACATTTTCTATgtacttttcattaaaattggTTTTCATGATCATGAaggaataaaaatctttaaagttttcATGTtgctcttcaatttctttcaatttaaACTCAAAAGCTCTCTGTTCTTTGGGAGATAGGTTTTGTATCAGGGCGATACCATCCAAattctttgcacatttttcaGGATTCTGTGATCTCATGCAATTTAGGATGATCACGAGAGGTTTCTCATATCGAATGTACTTATTAGCTACAGCTGTTTGAATAGAGGACTGCAGAAGATAGACattatcttcttcttcaaaatcgTCAACAAGGAGCAGTACAGGTAGGTATTCTTGCTGGTTTGTTGCCCCATAGGTGATTAAAGTAGCTACTTGTTCTCCAATTTCAGAAAAATCCATTGTCTTGTTTTTCAGCACAGCACACCTGAATTTCTTTCTTAGTTCCCAGAGAATATGCATAGCCAAGGTAGTCCCACCACAGCCTGGATGGTGATACAGATGAATAATTTTGACACATGTTGGTTTAGAAGAATCTGCCCAGTTTTGAatcatttcttcaagtatttcaTATTTATCCCTTTTGACAAAAGGTAAAGAAtagcttttagaagaaaagtaGAAGTTCCACCATGATACTTTACCACCTCGATAGAAGTCTTCCTCTTTTGATGTCTTGAagtcaaggaatttttttttatccttctctAAGAGAGTACCTTCACATTCATTTTCACAGAGAATTTCCAGAGAGGTCATgatatcttcttcctttttcagaAGGACAGTAGATGAACCAATAGATGGCAAAAATCTCTTTAAAGATTGAGTCACAGATTTTAGTTTAAGAATGGTTCCATTTATCTCTTCAAGACTTAAAGCAGAAATACATTGGTTTGATAATTCATCTTGCTGTTTTGTTAATCTTGCTTCAAGTAGATCTTTCCATCTCTGACATATGTGTGAGTGTACGCAAATACACaatatattttccattccttTGAGATCTTGGTAGAAAGCACAGAAGGTCTCAATAAGAGGGTCTCTTGGGTCATCCACGGAGGAGAGTAATAGAAATACCACCAAAAACTTCCCTCTTGGCATTATATCTTCATGAGTAAGAAACGAAATCAGTTTCCTGACTTCAgatgctttttctctttgccaGGAACTTGGGTCTAAGGGTTTATATTTTTCACTGTCAAGGTCTATCCTGCCATTACAGAAAATCCAGCTGGGTTGTTGATAAAGATTCAGACTAGTAATCTTCTCATTTGATGTGGTTTTCCCCTCCATGTATAAACTTGGAAAGTGAAGGTTTGTTATTCGGCTTTCTTTGTAAGCTTTGACTACCCCATTGCTCACAGATTCAGGATCAAACTCTAAGACAGCAAACCATTTAATTTCCTTTAGGAAATCTAAGTGTTTTATTTGATTTGGATGGCATTTATTTGTTACAAGAATATACCAGTCGTAGTATGAATTATCTAGCAAATCCTGATTTCCTGTCAACAATTTAACAAGCTTTGGTCCctcattctcttttttgcttgtttttagtctgtatttttcttctgcctcttttctAGCCTCTGCCAgtgtttttaaatctaatttaaaCTCTTTGAAATCTGCATTATTTTTCATGATATCCTTGGAGCTGGCCCCATCTCGCACAAAGATTGAGAATTTTGAACTCTGCTTCCATGTGTTGTTGTCgcaattttgtattttaatccgGAAATAATCATCTTCACATTCAGAGTATTTTGGAATGACATCCACTTCAATAACAAATCTATCAGATGGAGTACTGTTTGGTAGTAAAACTTCTACAAATCTTGGCTCTCGAATGCACTTCTTTGCTTTTTGGACCTGATGGTCTTCAAAGTACTGCTGAATCATCAGATTGAAGTGGTCAATGAGGGTTTCCTTGGTGACTGTGCTGACTTTCACGCCAACAATTTTTCCATGGGGTTTATCTTTGACGCCAAAATGAATGGTGCCATTGGTACGTGAATTCATGCAAGCTGAAGCAAACCGGAAAACCTCATTGCTAAATTTCATCTTAATGTCCTCTTCTCTGGCTCGTTCTGTGTTCGTGAATGCTTTGAATTCATGTATTGGATCAATGAGATTGAGCGGTCCTGTTTCAGGCTGTAGACTAAAATTCAATTTGTAACGATATGGATCACTGAATTCATCAAAAGGGTATGATACACATGTTAGTTCTACGGATGGCTGCTTTTCTTTTGTGTCATCTATTTCATTTaccttgaattcattttttagtgACTTAGAATCTTTAGTAACTGTGCTCATTGTAGGGGCATTAGCCAtatctgatttctctttgttcttttgtttttgctttgaagTTTCCCCATTTTCCTCTTGCATCACCGTTTGTGTTTTAGGAACATTTttactgccttttttcttcttatttgtctGCAAAGAACCTTCAGAAGATGTTTTCTGCAATTCTTTGAATAGATTTTCTATTTGGATAGCTGGTCCATGTGTTATGCCCATTTCGATAAGGTTATTTTTAGTTAACCACTTCAAGATTGCTCCACTGACATCTTGTGCAATCAAGATTTCTCTGTGCTTTTGGTCAATTTTATGACTTTCTAACCACCGATTTACATCCTCTTTTGTCCAGTCATCTGTATTTTCTGGCAGGTTCAGTTGCGCTGCCATTCTGATACCTgtgtacagaaaaagaaaaatgatttagtatatttataagtaaatttttaaaataatcaattaatTCTTCAATGGGTAATATATGCATGtcctataaaatttaaaaagatcaaaaggaTATGCACACCATCTAATTATCTTCCTGAGAGGAAATTACCATTACCAGTTTCCTCTGTATTCTTCCAGAGAAATACTACCAAATACAAATACATAACTTTTTCCCCTACACAAATGGCAACATACTATACACAATTCTCTTTACCTTATTTATTTACTAACTGTATCTTGGGGATGCTTCTAGTCAATGTATAGAGAGATGTTTCATCCTTCTTAATGAATGTTTGCTATAATGTGTATTAGTtgtattgtttaaaaatactcaattcttctataaaaaataagagaaacaaaggaggaTATATAAAACTAAATAGAGAAAGATGTATGAAATAAGGagaatatataaaactaaatagAGAAAGATGTATGAAATAAGGAGGATATATGAAACTAAGTATAGAAGCAAGTAGTTTGTGAAAAATGCTAGACGTTGCTAAAGTAAATAGTGCACCTGAATGTTAAACATAGTTAGGAAGAAATAGAAGGGccaaattaatattaaatattcatgAGACACACTGAAgcacttaatatttttgaagtCTTAATTGGTCACCTATTGTGACACCCATTCTGATCCTTTGTGTCCTCTActcaagaaacataaataaaatccaGATTAGTTTATCAGGCTAATTGATGAGCTATAGCTATGGTCAGGCATATGTGCCCCTCTGCATCTCTTTGATTAGAGCAAGTGTATGTCACTCACCCAGGGTGACTTCTATCTGTTGATCCCCCTTGGACAGACCTCAACTCTGCTTCTGAAAATTACACAATCAGTGGAGAATGCTGATATagcagagcaggagagaaaggacagatGAGCTTGCATAACTCAGGTAGTGAGATCCTTCTACCCCTCTTGTACATCATTCAAAATATGTTACCCATctcttttcccttgctttttgttgtgtattttaattgatttaataaTGCTTGTGCCTCAAGCATCTTAAATTGGTCTGTGAGCCATTTTGTTCCATGATTTCTATGAGAGCTTGCTGGTAGTAAACTTGGAGGCTACTATTATATCAAAGCAATTTTTCACATAATAATTGATAATAGCTGATTCTTGAGCAGTAACAAATGACATCACTATTTGGTCTACAAATGGGCAGACTACTATCTGGAAAATTAATGGCAATCTGGATTACAGAAATATAGCAATggtcagaaaaaacaaaatccaaataatAATAGTCCATTTTAAGTATGATCCAAAAATGGCTCCCAAAATGTGAGCCATTCCAATGAATTCATCATGGGAGAAACCAAATTAACAGAAGAAGAGATAAGCCTGGGGAATTGTGGCAAATAGACTATATAGGCCCACTTCCAAGAACGAATACATAGGAATATTGCCTCCCAGTGGTAGATACAAACTCAAGATTAGGATTTACTTTCCCTTCTACACATAGAGAGGACAGAGCAATGGTCCAagtttaaagctattatttttttggttaGTAGCTCCTATATGCATAGGAAGTGAATAAAAAACACACTTTACAGCTACATTAacataaaaataggcaaagaaatgcaaaattgatGGAAATTGTACTCCCCTACAATACTGTAACTATCAGAAACATAGAAGATTTAATGCCATCTAAAAAGAAGTGAATTAGATGAAGTTTCTGTCAGTAATTTGGCTTATAGAGATTAAGAGgctcaaatttaaaataagctggagagagaaaaaagagtggTGGGGGGAGACTGCTTTAGGTGTACTAATCTTTAAAGTAAACCCCTTttgtgagactacatcaaacttaaaaattgtGCATCAAAAGGcacaacagaatgaaaaagcaagctatggaatgggagaaaatatttgcaaatcatattatgataaagagttaatatccagaatacatattaaaaaaactcCTACAagtcaacaataacaacaaaacaaataacccaatcaaaaaattggcaaaggTAGGGGGCcagggttaagttcgtgcactctgctgcagtggcccagggttttgctggttcagatcctgggctcggacatggcaccactcgtcaggccatgctgaggtggtgtcccacgtgctacaactagaaggacccacagctaaaatatacaactatgtactggggggatttggggagaaaaagcagaaagaaaaaaaaaagaagattggcaacagttgttagctcaggtgccaatctttaaaaaaaaaatcggcaaaggacttgaacagacatttcttcaaagatgatatgcaaatgaccaataagcacatgaaaagatgctcaacatcactaatcattagagaaatgcaaaccaaaaccacaatgatatatcatCGCACAACCATTATGATGACTACTAttaaaaaccccagaaaatagcaagtattgCCAAGGATCTGGAGAAACTGGGAGGAGCCCTTGTGCACTACTAGTAGGAATGTAAGCCAGCCaactcaccaattgggagaaaacatttgcaaatcatatatctaacaatatatatatttgtatatacatatatatatattgtatatgtataatatacaaggaactcacacaactgaacaacaaaaaaacagcccaatcaaaaagtgggcagaggatataaacagatatttttccaatgaagatatagagatggccaataaacacatgaaaagatgtttgacatcactaatcaccaaggaaatgcaaatcaaagctacactaagatacaACCTAACACCCattaaaatggttataatcactaagactaaaaataacaaatgttggagagagtgtggagaaaagagaagcctcatacactgctggtgggaatgcaaactggtgcagccactatggaaaacagtatggagattcctcaaaaaactaaaaatagaaatgccatatgacccagctatcctatactgggtatctacccaaacaacttgaaatcaacaatccaaagtgacatatgtatccttatgttcactgcatcactatttacaatagctaagacatggaagcaatccaaatgcccattgacagatgaatggataaagatgtggtatatatatagaatggaatactactcagccataacaaaagacaaattcatcccatttgcaataacatggaaggacctggagggaattatgctaagtgaaataagccagactgagaaaggcacacaccatatgatttcactcatatgtggaatataaacaaacacatggaaaaagaaaatagttcagtggttaccaggagaagggTAGTGGGGTGTggacacagggggtgaaggggagcacttaggtggtgatggacaagaaattatgtacaactgaaatttcacaatgatgcaaCCTATtttgaactcaataaaaaaagacaaaaaaagttactatataatgataaaggtgtcAGCTCATCAAGATGATATAACAAttgcaaatatataaagcactcaatTTCAGAGTACCTATAATatagcaaatattaacaaaactaaagggagaaacagacataTATGATAATAGTAGGTGACTGGAATATGCTGCACTAaaaaatggatagatcatccagacagaaatccagacagaaaatcaataaggaaacagcagacctgaacaacactatagaccaaatggacctaacagatataacagatatatacagaacagaCCATCCaataacaacagaatacacattcaagtgcacagggaacattttccaggatagatcatatattaatccacaaaacaagtcttaacaaatttaagaagcttgaaatcaaatcaagtatgttttctgactacaatgatatgaaactagaaatcagtaatagaaaaaaaattgaaaattcctAAATAGGTGGAAATTGAATGACACTCTTCTgaataaccaatgagtcaaaggagaaatcaaaagggatatcaaaaaatatcttgaaacaaaattaaatagaaatacaacatactaaaatttatgagatgcagcaaaagcagttctaacaggaagtttatagtgataaatgcctacattaagaggacagaaagattataaataaacaacataggggttggccccatggccgagtggttaagttcacgcactctgctgcaggcggcccagtgtttcgttggttcgaatcctgggtgcagacatggcactgctcatcaaaccacgctgaggcagcgtcccacatgccacaactagaaggacccacaacaaagcatatacaactatgtactggggggctttggggagaaaaaggaaaaaataaaatctttaaaaaaaaataaacaacataacttcatacctcaaggaactagaaaaagaagaacaaactaaacccaaaattagcagaagacatgaaataataaagatcagagcaggaataaataaaatagaaactagaaaaacaataaaaaagatcaatgaaagtaagagttggttttttgaaaagtaaacaaaattgacaaaactttagctagactaacggggaaaaaaagagggaagactcaagtaaataaaattataaaggaaagaggagatactacaactgataccacacaaatacaaaggatcataagggaCTACTATAagcaattatacaccaacaaattggacatcCAAGAAGAagtgaataaattcctagaaacataccaAGACTgattcatgaagaaataaagagggccagccctgtggcacagcagttaagtgcacacattctactttggtcacctggggtttgccggtttggatcctgggagcggacctatgtaccacttgtcaagccatgttgtggcaggtgtcccacatataaagtagaggatgatgggcatggatattagctcagggccagtcttcctcagcaaaaagaggaggaatggtggtagatgttagctcatggctcatcttcctcacaaacacacacacacacacacacacaaataaaagaatCTGAACAAATAATGAATGAGGAGATGGAATCAGTAATTGaaacctcccaagaaagaaaaatccaggacctgatggcttcactggtgaattctgtgaaagatttaaagaaaaattaatgccaatccttctcaaactcctccaaaaaataggaggaaacacttccaaacttattttacaaggccagcatcaccctgcaagataccaaagccagaaaagaacactagaagaaaagaaagttacaggccaatatccctgataagtatagatgcaaaaatccttaacaacaAATACTAGTAGGGGCctgccccttggctgagtggttaagtttgtgtgctctgcttcagcggcccagggtttcaccggtttggatcctgggcatggacatggcaccactcgtccggccatgttgaggcagcatcccacataccacaactagagggacctgaaactagaatatacagctatttactagggggctttgtggagaagaagagaggaaaaaaagaagattggaaatagatgttagttcaggtgccaatctctatgaaaaaacaaacactagcaaaccaaattcaacagcacattaaaaggatcatacacaattatcaaatgggatttatccctgggatgcaaggatggttcaatgtacataactcaataaatatgttacaccacattaagagaatgaaagataaatatcatGTGAGCATTCCAATAAtccaaaaaaagcatttgacaaaattcaacaccattacatgataaaaactcttaacaattAGGTATAaaaggaatgtacctcaatataataaagaccatatatgacgagcccacagctaacatcacattcaatggtgaaaagctgaatgCTTTCCTCTAAGAGCAAGAACAAGATaagaatgcccactctcatcacttttattcaatagagtactggaagtcctagccagagcaattagcaagaaaaataaataaaagccatccaaattggaaaaggaagaagtaaaattgtctgtttGCAATGATATTATACTCAGATAACCTTatagactccaccaaaaaactgttagaactaataaacaaattcagtaaaggtacaggatacaaaatcaataaacaaaaatcagttgcatttgttTATATTAACAGCAAACTATccgaaaaagaaattaagaaatcaatcccttttataatagcatcaaaaaaatactcagggcgggcctggtggcgcagcggttaagtttgcatgctctgctttagtggcccagagtctgccagttcagatcttgggtgtggacctaagcactgcttgtcaagctgtgctctagcagacatcccacatataaagtagaggaagatggatacagatgttagctcagggctaatctttctaaaaaaaaaaaaatattcagaataaatttaactaaggaggtgaaaaatctgtacactgaacactataaaatattgatgaaagaaattgaagaagagacaaataaatggaaagatatcctgtgttatggattggaataattaatattgttaaaatgtccatattatgcAAATTGATCTAGAGATTCAACATAATcactataaaaattccaatggcatttttcacagaaatagaaaaaacaaccctAAATTCATATAGAACCATAAAAGACCACAAATAATCAAAGCAATTTTGAGCAAAAAAACCAAAGCTAGAAGAAAGgaggtgacgtcagcaacatggcagagtgaactgtttcctttatctcttctttGAAGTACAAGTAAATGGACACTTACTGACAATGGAGgaaacccacacagcacaacaggacacttgagagacccatgcacctatatatctgaaggtggaTTGACTGGCCctctgggaagtggtggagataggGGAGCACTTTTGGCCCTTCCGTGGCAGCTTTGTGCATATGCAGAAGTGCTTTCCAGCCTGGCACAAGTACCTATAGTATTGCTGTGCCTCAAAAGTAGGAACACGCCCCAGGGTGACTCtaggaagaggcagtggcagctTGTAGCCCATTTGCAGTAGCTTTCCTGGTCGTGGGGGAGCCCACCATATTCCTGTggccccaaggagtggccctggTTTGGTTCCCATGAGGAAgtcccacccaccaagcacagcagccagcAGGACCACAAGAAGAAGCAATGGCAGGTCTACGCTTGGGGCAAGTGCATTCCCAGCTCACATGGGTGCCTATAGTACTGCTGCATCCCAAAAGTGGGAATGTGTCCTAGGGCGACTGTAGGAAGAGATGGTGGCAGCCCTTAGCCCACTCATGATTGCTTTCCTGGCAGTGGGGGAGCCCACTATGCCCCTGCGGTCCCACAGAGTGCTCCCTGGCTTGCTCCCTGCAAGGGAGCCCTGTTCACCAAGCACAGTTGCCAGCAGGACTGCAAGAATAGGAGgcagcagatctacacaccaGGCTGAGTGCATTCCTGGCCTGCACAAACACCTGCTGTGCCCTGGAAGTGGGAACGTGCCTTGGGGAGACCCGAGAAAAAGGTGGTGGCAGCTCTTAGCCTGCTCATGATAACTTTCCCAGTGGTGGGGGAGACCACCATGCTGCTTTGGCCCCAAGGAGTAGCCCAGGCTTGGAGCCCATGAGGAAAACCCACCCACCAAGCACTGTCTACACACATGCCCAAAAGCTCTCCAGGCTGGTGAAAGCGCCCATAGTACCCCCACAACTTCCAGCCGATGGGGTGGAATCAGAAACTCAGCACCTGCTTACCCCTAGaggtagcaggtggaatctgccaCCTAATACTACCACAAAGGTGCTGAAAAAAGATTAGTTCaccaaacaccatgagaaactataGCAACAATTCAgcccagaaaaaaaatgacaattctccagaaaccaaccctgaatgcacagaaatttacaatctaaatgtcagagaattcaaaatagctgtcataaagaaactcaacaagttacaaggaaactcagaaagacagttcaatagctcagggataaaattaatgagaagaaggaatacttcactgAAGAGATTGAAGCTATTaacaaaacaagcagaaattctggatttgaagaagacaattaatgaaataaaaaataatctagaatccttaagcAGTAGAGCTGactttatggaggaaagaattagagagttagaggatagaaatacagaaatgctataggtggagaaagagagagaaatagattttaaaaaatgaaggaattctttgagaaatatctgactcaattaggaaaagcaacataaggattacaggtattattagagggagatgagagggaggagcagagagcttgttcaaagaaatactagctgagaacttcccaagcctggggaaggaactggacttacaaatacatgaagctaataaaactcctaattacattaatgctaaaagatcttctccaaggcatataatagtaacaatggcaaaagtcaatgacaaagaaaaaatattaagaacagcaaggcagaagaaaataatctacaaaggaacccctttcatgctttcagtggatttcttggcagaaaccttacaggttaggagggaatggaatgatatattcaaaatactgaaagacaaaaacttttagccaagaatactctatccagcaaacttcccttcagatatgatggaaaaataaaagctttcctggATAAACAAATGCTGACGGAGTTCTTTGCCACTAGACCTCTCTGACAGGAAATTATTAAAGATGCCATCACaccagaaacaaaaaagcaaaggccTATCaaactttgagcaaggagataaacagacagacaaaatcagaaaactgcagcatTCTATCAGAACAGGGAAGCAAATACTCAAtgataacttaaaagataaagggaaggaaagcattgACAGTAACTAGAAACACTtaaacttagtcacaaactcataacacaaaacaGAATGATTTGTGACAAtaacagaaggggaagaggaatgggatggaacctgcttaggctaatagagataagaggctatgagaaaatggactatttcatctataAGATCTCTTACACAAACATCATGGTAActattaaacaaaaaatcagagcagagacacagttcataaaaaagagaaaactgagaaaatctccacagaaaaccaccaaaatgaaatgggagtcaggaatacaaaggaagagaaacaatggaaacacagaacaaatggaaaacaagaaataaaatggcagtattaagccctcatatatcaataatcactctaaatgtaaataaattgaattctccaatcaaaagacacagagtagctggatggattataaaacaagacccaacaataagctgcctccaggaaacatatctcagctctaaagacaaacaggctcagagtgaagggatggaagacaatactccaagcaaatagcaaacaaaagaaagcaggtgttgcctgctatatcagacaaagcagacttcaagtttaaaaagacaatgagagacaaagaggggcggTATATAATgctaaaagggacattccactaagaggacataacacttctGAATATagatgcacctaacacaggagcaccaaagtacataaagcaactattaacagacctaaagggagaaattaacagcaacacaataatagtaagggacctcaacagcccacttacatcaatggacagatcatccagacagaaaagcaacaaggaaatagtggatttaaatgaaacacttgatcagatgaacttaatagatatacagagAGCAATCCATCCAAAActagctgaatacacattcttctcaagtgcatatgggcCATTCCCAAAGATAGACCATACGGTGGGACACAAGGCAAGcaacaataaatttaagaagattgaaaccatctcaaacatcttttccaacccAGTGCTATGATATTAGAAATCCACTACAagagaaaaactgggaaagtcagaaacatgtggagactaaacaagatgCTACAGAACAAcaactggatcaatgaagaaatcaaagaagaaatttaaaaatacttggagacaaatgacaatgaaaatacaacataataattcttaggagatgcagcaaaagtggttttaagagggaaattcatagcaatacggGCCCacctgaacaaacaagaaaaatctcaactaagtaatcttaaactgtgcctaaaagaactagaaaaagaagaataaacaaagcccaaagtcagcagaaggatggaaataataaaaattagagcagaaataaatgaaatagagattaaaaaaaacagtagaaaggattgatgaaagtaagagctggttctctgagaagataaacaaaattgacaaaactttagcctgactcaccatgaaaaaaacagaga contains the following coding sequences:
- the SAMD9 gene encoding sterile alpha motif domain-containing protein 9, giving the protein MAAQLNLPENTDDWTKEDVNRWLESHKIDQKHREILIAQDVSGAILKWLTKNNLIEMGITHGPAIQIENLFKELQKTSSEGSLQTNKKKKGSKNVPKTQTVMQEENGETSKQKQKNKEKSDMANAPTMSTVTKDSKSLKNEFKVNEIDDTKEKQPSVELTCVSYPFDEFSDPYRYKLNFSLQPETGPLNLIDPIHEFKAFTNTERAREEDIKMKFSNEVFRFASACMNSRTNGTIHFGVKDKPHGKIVGVKVSTVTKETLIDHFNLMIQQYFEDHQVQKAKKCIREPRFVEVLLPNSTPSDRFVIEVDVIPKYSECEDDYFRIKIQNCDNNTWKQSSKFSIFVRDGASSKDIMKNNADFKEFKLDLKTLAEARKEAEEKYRLKTSKKENEGPKLVKLLTGNQDLLDNSYYDWYILVTNKCHPNQIKHLDFLKEIKWFAVLEFDPESVSNGVVKAYKESRITNLHFPSLYMEGKTTSNEKITSLNLYQQPSWIFCNGRIDLDSEKYKPLDPSSWQREKASEVRKLISFLTHEDIMPRGKFLVVFLLLSSVDDPRDPLIETFCAFYQDLKGMENILCICVHSHICQRWKDLLEARLTKQQDELSNQCISALSLEEINGTILKLKSVTQSLKRFLPSIGSSTVLLKKEEDIMTSLEILCENECEGTLLEKDKKKFLDFKTSKEEDFYRGGKVSWWNFYFSSKSYSLPFVKRDKYEILEEMIQNWADSSKPTCVKIIHLYHHPGCGGTTLAMHILWELRKKFRCAVLKNKTMDFSEIGEQVATLITYGATNQQEYLPVLLLVDDFEEEDNVYLLQSSIQTAVANKYIRYEKPLVIILNCMRSQNPEKCAKNLDGIALIQNLSPKEQRAFEFKLKEIEEQHENFKDFYSFMIMKTNFNEKYIENVVRNILKGQNISTKEAKLFSFLALLNSYVPDTTISLSQCENFLGITNKKAFWGVEKFEDKMGTYSTILIRTEVVECGKYCGVRIIHPLIADRSLEELRTSYHLDKSQIMLDMLTENLFYETGLGKSRFSEHIQTLLLTRQRNEHEGETGTLFSPFIEALHKDEGNVAVKEVLLEGIRRFNSNAFICQALARHFYLKEKDFSSALKWANQAKKIEPHNSYISDTLGQVYKSKIRWWIEDNGKNRNISVDNLTDLLELAVEATNAFKESQQQSEDRQYEGKERFYQKSKRRYDTYNIAGYQGEIEAGLYTIQILQLIPFFDSKNELSKRDMINFISGSSDIPGDSSNEFKLALKNFIPYLTNLKCSLKRCFDFFDDYFVLLKPRNNIKQNEEARTRRKVAGHFKKYVDIFGPSVESQNKDLGAKLSIPLQVELYRKSLEVLKADKFSGLLENLIKNQEDAIRTMDDIVNKYTFLFEQGTVKIQPKEKQNFILANIILYCIKPTSKIVKPIRKLKDQLREVLQQIGLTYRFSEPYFLASLLFWPENQHLDQDSKQMEKYARSLENSFRGQYKHMYRTKQPIAYFFLGKGNNMTRLVHKGKIDQCFRNTSDINSLWQSGDVWKERNVQELLLRLKGRAENNCLYIEYGVNDKITIPITPAFFGQLRSGRSIEKVSFYLGFSIGGPLAYDIEII